The following are encoded together in the Myxococcales bacterium genome:
- a CDS encoding RNA polymerase sigma factor → MGGQTAADLDGSGAEPRTAEDRAIEAAIRAGDLRQALSLCTRHHGTAVGRLCMALVGSNAEADDLVQETLLDAHAGFADWRGDGSLRAWLFGIARRKCARHIERTTRRTSRLRLVHDAERDGSAEDLMLLRQRAEAARTALSNIRPSEREAVVLRYSGELSYREVGQACGIDEAAARKRVSRALARLREVVKE, encoded by the coding sequence ATGGGCGGACAGACAGCGGCGGACCTGGACGGAAGCGGTGCGGAGCCGCGGACGGCGGAGGACCGGGCCATCGAGGCGGCAATTCGGGCGGGGGATCTGCGGCAAGCCCTGTCACTCTGCACGCGGCACCACGGTACGGCGGTGGGCCGGCTGTGCATGGCCCTGGTGGGCTCGAACGCCGAAGCCGACGACCTCGTGCAGGAGACCTTGCTGGATGCGCACGCCGGCTTCGCTGATTGGCGGGGTGACGGGTCACTCCGCGCGTGGCTCTTCGGCATAGCGCGTAGAAAGTGTGCGCGGCACATCGAACGCACGACGCGGCGCACGTCGCGCCTGCGCCTGGTGCATGACGCCGAGCGCGACGGTAGCGCCGAAGACCTGATGTTGTTGAGGCAGCGCGCCGAGGCCGCCCGAACTGCGCTCTCGAACATCCGCCCGAGTGAACGCGAGGCCGTCGTGCTGCGTTACTCCGGCGAGCTCAGTTATCGCGAAGTGGGACAGGCGTGCGGCATCGACGAAGCCGCCGCCCGCAAACGTGTTTCCCGGGCGCTCGCCCGGCTGCGTGAAGTCGTTAAGGAGTGA
- a CDS encoding aminoglycoside phosphotransferase family protein — protein MTEDFVGRVTPALEAVVARVLPGAKLLSVHPFGIDDAEAQDRGTAKGSGYGVPLRLDVSQPDGGQLALVFHTASSDQFGHDRRADRAAGLLLAFDRFNQIPAHVRALDVGAIRKSDDGLISLADAGEFYLVTSFAEGQVYADELRRMAHAGCATADQVEHVEALARLLSELHAEKYQDALRYQRALRDLVGSGEGIFGLIDSYASDVPGASPERLRAIEARVGDWRWKLRGRSQRLSRIHGDYHPFNVLLSEAGEISLLDASRGCQGDPADDVTCMAINYVFFALEHPGSWQKVFRELWQRFWTVYLEQSGDLELLEVCAPFLAWRGLVVANPVWYPHVEVQARERMFALIERSLAAERFDPAFADEVLA, from the coding sequence ATGACAGAGGACTTCGTCGGTCGGGTGACCCCCGCCCTCGAGGCAGTCGTCGCCCGGGTGCTACCGGGCGCGAAGCTGCTCTCGGTGCACCCGTTCGGGATCGATGACGCCGAGGCGCAGGATCGCGGGACCGCCAAGGGGTCCGGCTACGGCGTCCCGCTCCGGCTCGACGTGAGCCAGCCAGACGGGGGACAGCTGGCGCTGGTCTTCCACACGGCCTCGAGTGATCAGTTCGGACACGATCGCCGCGCAGACCGGGCTGCCGGGTTGCTGCTCGCCTTCGATCGCTTCAATCAAATCCCCGCCCACGTTCGGGCGCTCGACGTGGGCGCCATCCGCAAGAGTGACGACGGACTGATTTCTCTCGCCGACGCCGGGGAGTTCTACCTGGTGACGTCGTTCGCCGAGGGGCAGGTCTACGCCGATGAGCTCCGTCGTATGGCCCATGCGGGCTGTGCGACGGCGGACCAGGTTGAACACGTGGAAGCGCTCGCGCGCCTGCTCTCGGAGCTGCACGCGGAGAAATACCAGGATGCACTCCGGTACCAGCGAGCGCTGCGGGATCTGGTCGGAAGTGGGGAGGGGATCTTCGGCCTGATCGACTCGTACGCGTCGGACGTGCCCGGGGCTTCCCCGGAGAGACTGCGGGCGATCGAAGCGCGTGTTGGCGACTGGCGCTGGAAGCTGCGCGGGCGGTCTCAGCGGCTGTCCCGCATCCACGGGGACTATCATCCGTTCAACGTGCTTTTGTCCGAGGCCGGCGAGATCTCGCTGCTCGATGCGAGCCGCGGCTGCCAGGGAGATCCCGCGGACGACGTGACGTGCATGGCGATCAACTACGTATTTTTCGCGCTCGAGCACCCGGGCAGCTGGCAGAAGGTGTTCCGCGAGCTGTGGCAGCGTTTCTGGACGGTCTATCTGGAGCAGAGCGGGGATCTGGAACTGCTCGAGGTGTGTGCGCCGTTCTTGGCGTGGCGCGGTCTCGTGGTGGCAAACCCGGTCTGGTATCCCCACGTCGAGGTCCAGGCGCGCGAGCGGATGTTCGCCCTCATCGAGCGCAGCTTGGCCGCCGAGCGCTTCGACCCCGCCTTCGCTGACGAGGTGTTGGCATGA